A stretch of Kaistella flava (ex Peng et al. 2021) DNA encodes these proteins:
- the rlmF gene encoding 23S rRNA (adenine(1618)-N(6))-methyltransferase RlmF encodes MSTEKNIQEKVRLHIRNKNRERYDLEALKIAVPELAEHITVNKYGAESVDFANPVAVKLLNKALLNHYYGIKNWDFPDENLVPPIPGRADYLHYMADLLGQSNFGDLPEGDKIKVLDVGVGASCIYPIIGVTEYGWNFIASDIDAQSIESSTNIVNSNPSLEGKIECRLQENPEALFKGILNNDEKIDFSMCNPPFHSSTEEAQKVSRRKVKNLSGKKPVKVELNFAGINNELFCEGGESKFIHNMIEESQDFAKNCFWFSTLVSKQSNLKGIYKSLNEMEVAQIKTIPIGTGNKSSRIIAWSFLSKEEQKEWRETRWRTAEEKSEI; translated from the coding sequence ATGTCAACAGAAAAAAATATACAAGAAAAAGTAAGACTTCATATCCGAAATAAAAATCGTGAAAGATATGATTTAGAAGCTCTGAAAATCGCTGTGCCTGAATTAGCAGAACATATTACAGTTAATAAATATGGCGCTGAATCTGTTGATTTCGCAAATCCTGTAGCGGTAAAATTGCTAAACAAAGCGTTACTGAATCATTATTACGGCATAAAAAATTGGGATTTCCCAGATGAAAATTTAGTTCCGCCTATTCCGGGTAGAGCTGATTATTTGCATTATATGGCTGATTTATTAGGTCAAAGTAATTTTGGTGATTTGCCGGAAGGTGATAAAATTAAAGTTTTAGATGTTGGAGTAGGAGCGAGCTGTATTTACCCAATCATCGGTGTTACCGAATATGGTTGGAATTTTATCGCATCTGATATCGACGCGCAATCAATTGAATCTTCTACGAATATTGTGAATTCAAATCCATCTTTGGAAGGTAAGATTGAGTGCAGATTACAGGAAAATCCAGAAGCGCTTTTTAAAGGAATATTAAATAATGACGAGAAAATTGATTTCTCGATGTGCAATCCTCCTTTTCATTCTTCCACTGAGGAAGCTCAAAAAGTAAGTCGTCGAAAAGTGAAGAACCTTTCTGGTAAAAAACCGGTAAAAGTTGAACTTAACTTTGCCGGAATCAACAATGAATTATTTTGTGAAGGGGGCGAATCTAAGTTCATTCACAATATGATTGAAGAAAGTCAAGACTTTGCTAAAAACTGTTTTTGGTTTTCAACTTTAGTTTCGAAACAATCGAATTTGAAAGGAATTTATAAATCGCTCAATGAAATGGAAGTTGCGCAAATTAAAACCATTCCGATCGGAACAGGAAATAAATCAAGTCGAATTATCGCCTGGTCATTCTTATCGAAAGAAGAGCAAAAAGAATGGAGAGAGACTAGATGGAGAACGGCGGAAGAGAAGTCGGAAATCTAA
- a CDS encoding OFA family MFS transporter: MQNKNSNRWFIAIMGTLLQVVLGTVYAWSFFQKPIMVEYGWTNVQTMWIFSIAILFLGLSAAVGGMILPRFGPRKLATIGAILYGVGYLISAYAMSISSLPLFYLGFGVVGGIGLGLGYVTPVATASKWFPDKKGFITGMVVMGFGIGALIMSKIIAPIFIKFADGNMVYVFIYISIVLFIIGIPAGLSMKNPPNGFIPKDYIAPEKNNLNQEAENELTLKQSLLSSKFIGMWLVFFLNISAGIMFVSMQSPMIQDLFAQKDPTMNTENLAVVGATLIAISSLFNGIGRFLWGGLSDRLGRIQVFRLILGSQILVFILLIFISNPYIFGALVCYILLCYGGGFGAMPSYILDIFHEKLMPVMYGVILTAWSFGGIVGPQVAAFIRDFYSSNPELIGARTYITGALFLGIGFIITLQLSNKSITSDKKQLN, translated from the coding sequence ATGCAGAACAAAAATTCAAACCGCTGGTTTATTGCAATCATGGGAACTCTCCTTCAGGTTGTCCTCGGAACGGTTTACGCCTGGAGCTTCTTTCAAAAACCAATCATGGTTGAATATGGCTGGACCAATGTTCAAACCATGTGGATTTTCAGTATCGCTATTCTATTTCTCGGTTTGTCAGCTGCCGTTGGTGGAATGATCCTACCCAGATTTGGACCACGAAAACTCGCCACAATAGGAGCAATACTTTATGGCGTTGGATATTTGATCAGCGCGTACGCGATGTCAATAAGCAGTCTGCCTCTTTTCTATCTTGGCTTTGGCGTTGTGGGCGGAATTGGATTAGGCCTGGGTTATGTAACTCCAGTTGCGACAGCTTCAAAATGGTTTCCCGACAAAAAAGGCTTCATTACCGGAATGGTCGTTATGGGTTTTGGAATTGGTGCGCTCATTATGTCAAAGATCATTGCTCCAATTTTTATAAAATTTGCGGACGGAAATATGGTGTATGTTTTTATTTACATTTCCATTGTCCTTTTTATTATTGGGATTCCCGCAGGTTTATCCATGAAGAATCCACCAAATGGTTTTATTCCTAAAGATTATATTGCTCCGGAAAAAAATAATTTAAATCAAGAGGCTGAAAATGAGTTGACGCTAAAACAAAGTTTACTTTCTTCAAAATTTATTGGAATGTGGCTCGTCTTCTTTTTAAATATATCTGCCGGAATTATGTTTGTCAGTATGCAATCCCCGATGATTCAGGATTTATTCGCTCAGAAAGACCCAACTATGAATACCGAAAATCTTGCGGTAGTCGGTGCGACTTTAATTGCTATCAGTTCGTTATTTAATGGAATCGGAAGATTTCTTTGGGGCGGACTTTCAGATCGATTGGGAAGAATTCAGGTTTTCCGTTTGATTTTAGGTTCGCAAATATTAGTTTTCATCCTACTTATTTTCATCAGCAATCCTTATATTTTTGGAGCTTTAGTCTGCTATATTTTACTTTGTTATGGCGGAGGATTTGGAGCGATGCCATCGTATATTCTCGATATTTTTCACGAAAAATTAATGCCTGTAATGTATGGCGTTATTTTAACAGCCTGGTCATTTGGAGGAATTGTCGGGCCCCAAGTTGCTGCTTTTATCCGTGATTTTTATAGCTCAAATCCAGAACTGATTGGAGCGAGAACTTATATAACAGGAGCACTATTTTTGGGAATTGGATTTATAATCACCTTACAGTTAAGCAACAAATCGATTACGAGCGATAAGAAACAATTGAATTGA
- a CDS encoding flavin monoamine oxidase family protein, with amino-acid sequence MIVIIGAGLSGLLTAYRLKKEGIPFKILEARNRIGGRINTVLGTNETPVEMGATWLQTHHQNLIALLNELGLNGFEQYMDETVFFQQQAHSPVQLMEIGQQSPSYRIAGGTSNLINTLYQTLDPDEVFLNQTVTKIIFQENSVQVFADEIFECSQVVLAIPPKLWANKILFEPNLPNDLLSVGEQTHTWMEDSIKVALTFIQPFWQDENTPATFFSNAGPITEFYDHCNVERTKFALCGFMNSFFKNRSSEERRTLVVNQLRTAFGEKIESFLDYEECIWSKEEHTFEATAFSLFPHQNNGNPIFSNSLFNSRLFISSSESAKESPGYMEGAVYAGNTTAEKLISALK; translated from the coding sequence ATGATCGTAATAATTGGAGCAGGTTTATCTGGTTTGTTAACCGCTTACCGTCTTAAAAAAGAAGGTATTCCCTTTAAAATTTTAGAAGCAAGAAATAGAATTGGTGGCAGAATCAATACGGTTTTGGGAACTAACGAAACTCCGGTTGAAATGGGCGCGACTTGGTTGCAAACGCATCATCAAAATTTAATTGCACTTTTAAACGAATTAGGTTTAAATGGTTTTGAACAATATATGGACGAAACCGTTTTCTTTCAACAGCAAGCTCATTCCCCAGTTCAACTGATGGAAATCGGTCAGCAGTCGCCAAGTTATAGAATCGCTGGCGGAACTTCAAATCTGATTAATACCTTATATCAAACTTTAGATCCCGATGAGGTTTTTCTCAATCAAACTGTAACGAAAATTATTTTTCAGGAAAATTCAGTTCAGGTTTTTGCTGACGAAATATTTGAATGTAGTCAAGTTGTTCTGGCAATTCCTCCTAAATTATGGGCGAATAAGATTTTGTTTGAACCGAATTTACCGAATGATTTACTAAGCGTTGGAGAACAAACGCATACCTGGATGGAAGATTCGATAAAGGTAGCCTTGACATTTATTCAACCTTTTTGGCAAGATGAAAATACTCCCGCAACTTTCTTCAGTAATGCCGGACCTATTACCGAATTCTACGATCATTGCAATGTGGAAAGAACGAAGTTTGCCCTTTGTGGGTTTATGAATTCGTTCTTTAAAAATAGGTCTTCTGAAGAACGGCGAACTCTTGTTGTTAATCAATTACGAACTGCTTTTGGTGAAAAAATAGAATCATTTCTCGATTACGAAGAATGTATTTGGAGCAAAGAAGAACATACTTTTGAAGCAACAGCTTTTTCACTTTTTCCACATCAAAACAATGGGAACCCAATTTTCAGCAATTCACTTTTTAATAGTCGCTTGTTTATTTCCAGTTCGGAATCTGCGAAAGAATCTCCAGGATATATGGAAGGTGCAGTTTATGCGGGAAATACAACGGCTGAAAAATTGATTTCGGCTCTGAAATAA
- a CDS encoding alpha/beta hydrolase produces MNKKSNNKQKIIIISDIWGKQNSDWISHYTSIVEKHFDVQLYDSCDLAEIDFFSEIENKHHQFINGGIEKAVASLLQKETDIVNILAFSIGGTITWKAALFGLKIQNLFAVSSTRLRYETQKLAGNIELFYGALDAYKPDENWFHLMELVENIYENEEHAFYRKKEIAEKVCEMIIRKVNQN; encoded by the coding sequence ATGAATAAAAAATCTAATAATAAACAAAAAATCATAATTATTTCCGATATATGGGGAAAGCAAAATTCGGACTGGATTAGTCATTATACAAGTATTGTAGAAAAGCATTTTGATGTACAATTGTATGATTCATGTGATTTAGCTGAAATAGATTTTTTTAGTGAAATTGAAAATAAACATCATCAATTTATTAATGGAGGAATAGAAAAAGCGGTAGCAAGTCTACTTCAAAAAGAAACTGATATCGTAAATATTTTAGCATTTAGTATCGGCGGAACCATCACTTGGAAAGCTGCACTTTTTGGCTTGAAAATTCAAAATTTATTTGCTGTTTCTTCTACAAGATTGAGATATGAAACTCAAAAACTAGCTGGAAATATAGAATTGTTTTACGGAGCACTTGATGCTTACAAGCCCGATGAAAATTGGTTTCACTTGATGGAATTAGTGGAAAATATTTACGAAAATGAAGAACATGCATTCTATCGAAAGAAAGAAATAGCGGAAAAGGTTTGTGAAATGATTATCAGAAAGGTAAACCAAAATTAA
- a CDS encoding DUF4919 domain-containing protein, producing MKKYLFLFLLFPLSILAQKNFTYKKDFDLILKESKDKKSDLYYPNLLAKYNKIDSTLTDKEMLAMLISYTEDKNYKPYQDFNFGRKLYKLNEESKFAEVIKTGDAFLAKHPFDLKTLFEVSYAYHQTNKQQEADNYLQKAGFIFGAMFYSGDGMTIENPAFALNPSDGQDFIRKFIGAGIGTMGSGRDENGYFMDMLEAKFDNGETHTLYFIIPHATKKMFVK from the coding sequence ATGAAAAAATATCTTTTCTTGTTTTTACTTTTTCCATTGTCGATTCTTGCGCAAAAGAATTTTACTTATAAGAAAGATTTCGACCTAATCTTAAAGGAATCAAAAGATAAAAAATCAGATTTATACTATCCGAATTTATTGGCAAAGTATAATAAGATAGATTCTACTTTGACGGACAAAGAAATGTTGGCAATGCTTATTTCTTATACCGAGGATAAAAATTACAAACCTTATCAGGATTTTAATTTTGGTAGAAAACTTTATAAATTAAATGAAGAAAGTAAATTTGCTGAAGTGATTAAAACGGGGGATGCGTTTCTTGCCAAGCATCCATTTGATTTAAAAACTCTTTTTGAAGTTTCTTACGCTTATCATCAAACGAACAAACAGCAAGAAGCTGATAATTATTTACAGAAAGCAGGATTTATTTTCGGAGCCATGTTTTATAGTGGCGACGGAATGACCATCGAAAATCCTGCTTTCGCCTTAAATCCTAGCGATGGCCAAGATTTTATCCGAAAATTTATTGGAGCTGGAATTGGAACGATGGGTTCAGGAAGAGATGAAAACGGATATTTCATGGATATGTTAGAAGCTAAATTCGATAATGGCGAAACGCACACGCTTTATTTTATAATTCCACATGCCACCAAAAAGATGTTTGTAAAATAG
- a CDS encoding META domain-containing protein, whose amino-acid sequence MKKHTLLLIAIISLFVVSCSTNKLVDSSKLYDNAWELEYITGPRIAFQGLFPDEKPAITFNKSTNMVTGTTGCNGYNTEYKMNGKMISFAVPATTTMRYCGEGEAVFLKTMKEVTNYRMTADGQLELLMNDVVMMRFKKVM is encoded by the coding sequence ATGAAAAAGCACACGCTTCTTTTAATCGCAATAATTTCGTTATTCGTGGTTTCATGTTCCACTAATAAATTGGTCGACAGTTCAAAATTATATGACAACGCATGGGAATTAGAATATATCACAGGACCAAGAATCGCTTTCCAAGGTTTATTTCCAGATGAAAAACCAGCAATTACTTTTAATAAGTCAACCAATATGGTTACGGGAACTACAGGTTGTAATGGTTACAATACCGAATATAAAATGAATGGGAAAATGATTTCATTTGCCGTTCCTGCAACCACTACCATGAGATACTGTGGAGAGGGTGAAGCGGTGTTTTTAAAAACCATGAAAGAAGTTACCAATTATAGAATGACCGCCGATGGACAATTAGAACTTTTAATGAACGACGTGGTGATGATGAGATTTAAAAAAGTAATGTAA
- a CDS encoding tetratricopeptide repeat protein, which yields MRIILTFLFSILLFQSYFSQSAEELNIQSKDLLQKGKYKEALPVLKQAANLGSGEAQYNLGYFLQNAVGTEQNISEAIKWYNKSSDNNFNDGHYAMMMAYGNGEGVEQDSEKAFNYALKCANNNDSTCMWNVVDCYVTGNGTDKNIDEFKRWILKLAKLPNPENLAQSGYITSARLELAHFYRDGLYFEKDHYQSYLWYLIYNEFKVDFSILKQDEVIKEIKDLEKSLSKEQIKNSAKDAAKLLARSLNNKSDLYKNSL from the coding sequence ATGAGGATTATTTTAACTTTTCTGTTTTCAATTTTGTTATTCCAGTCTTACTTTTCACAGAGTGCGGAGGAACTTAATATTCAGTCGAAAGATTTACTTCAAAAAGGAAAATACAAAGAAGCATTGCCTGTTTTAAAGCAGGCAGCTAATTTAGGCAGCGGAGAAGCTCAATATAATCTAGGCTACTTTTTGCAAAATGCAGTTGGAACTGAACAGAATATTTCAGAAGCAATTAAATGGTACAATAAATCATCAGATAATAATTTTAACGATGGTCATTACGCAATGATGATGGCTTATGGCAATGGGGAAGGAGTTGAGCAGGATTCTGAAAAAGCCTTTAATTATGCTTTGAAGTGTGCTAACAACAACGACTCAACTTGTATGTGGAATGTGGTCGATTGTTATGTAACTGGAAATGGAACGGATAAAAACATTGATGAATTTAAACGCTGGATTTTAAAACTGGCGAAACTTCCAAATCCTGAAAATTTGGCTCAAAGTGGATATATTACTTCTGCCAGATTAGAACTTGCACACTTTTATAGAGACGGACTTTATTTTGAAAAAGACCATTACCAAAGTTACTTATGGTATTTAATCTACAATGAGTTTAAAGTAGATTTCAGTATTTTAAAACAAGATGAAGTTATAAAAGAAATAAAAGACCTTGAGAAAAGCCTTTCAAAAGAGCAAATCAAAAACTCTGCAAAAGACGCTGCAAAACTTTTGGCTAGAAGTTTAAATAATAAAAGCGATTTGTATAAGAATTCGTTGTAA
- a CDS encoding bifunctional metallophosphatase/5'-nucleotidase has protein sequence MMKIQIPFYSLICALVLSSCKTANTASTALKDDGKITVTFVQINDVYEIAPMQGGKVGGVARVATLKKQELAKNPNTFMVMAGDFLSPSVYNSLKYEGKSIRGKQMVESLNAAGLNLAVFGNHEFDIKEKELQDRINESTFDWVASNTFHKTKSGVAPFVKTTSSGNKPFPETYIMEVQDKDGTKAKIAFIGLTIPFNKADYVTYTDEFAAAEKLYNQIKDSCDAVIGLTHLAVAEDSILARRLPGLALIMGGHEHDMQFKKIGNIYITKAHANAKSAYVNYLTIDVKNKTTSVVPELRMIDTTISEDPATALVVKKWMDIAEKNYDALGFNAKRVIREAGEPLEGREALIRSGKTNLTRIVVSAMEKAVPTADVVLMNSGSIRVDDVLQMPITEYDIIRTLPYGGAIMEVDMRGSLLTKVLEAGRNNVGSGGFLQYSSTVNYNPATKMWTLKDAPIDPKKSYHVGLADFLMTGGEANMGFLNKDNPDIIKIYPTPTSSSDIRSDSRLAIIKYMVELGK, from the coding sequence ATGATGAAAATACAAATTCCTTTCTATTCTTTGATTTGTGCACTGGTTTTATCTTCCTGTAAAACCGCAAACACAGCTTCAACTGCTCTTAAAGATGATGGCAAAATAACCGTCACTTTTGTCCAGATTAATGACGTGTATGAAATTGCTCCGATGCAAGGCGGTAAAGTAGGTGGAGTAGCGCGGGTCGCAACTTTAAAAAAACAAGAACTTGCCAAAAATCCCAATACTTTTATGGTAATGGCCGGAGATTTTTTAAGTCCATCTGTCTATAACAGTTTGAAATATGAAGGCAAAAGTATTCGCGGAAAACAAATGGTTGAATCTTTGAATGCTGCTGGTTTAAACCTGGCAGTTTTTGGAAACCATGAGTTTGATATTAAAGAAAAAGAATTGCAGGACCGAATCAATGAATCGACTTTTGACTGGGTGGCTTCCAATACCTTTCACAAAACAAAATCCGGCGTAGCACCTTTTGTTAAAACAACTTCTTCAGGCAACAAACCATTTCCCGAAACCTATATAATGGAAGTTCAGGATAAAGACGGAACTAAAGCAAAAATTGCATTTATTGGATTGACGATACCTTTTAATAAAGCAGATTATGTAACCTATACTGATGAATTTGCAGCTGCTGAAAAATTATACAACCAAATAAAAGATTCCTGTGATGCGGTGATCGGACTAACTCATCTTGCTGTGGCTGAAGACAGTATTTTGGCCCGTCGCTTACCTGGTTTGGCTTTAATCATGGGTGGTCATGAGCATGATATGCAGTTTAAGAAAATTGGAAATATCTATATCACAAAAGCACATGCGAACGCAAAGTCAGCTTATGTCAATTACCTCACGATTGATGTGAAAAATAAAACAACTTCCGTCGTGCCGGAATTGCGCATGATCGATACCACGATTAGCGAAGATCCCGCAACCGCTTTGGTCGTTAAAAAATGGATGGATATTGCTGAGAAAAATTACGACGCACTTGGCTTTAATGCCAAAAGAGTAATTCGTGAAGCAGGTGAACCTTTAGAAGGTCGGGAAGCTTTGATCCGCAGTGGAAAAACAAATTTGACTCGAATTGTAGTTTCGGCTATGGAAAAAGCCGTTCCAACGGCTGATGTAGTGCTTATGAATTCCGGTTCCATTCGGGTGGATGATGTTCTTCAAATGCCAATCACTGAATATGATATCATTCGAACTTTACCTTATGGCGGCGCTATTATGGAAGTTGACATGCGAGGAAGTTTATTAACTAAGGTCTTAGAAGCTGGTCGTAATAATGTAGGGTCCGGCGGTTTTCTACAATACTCATCAACCGTCAACTATAATCCCGCAACAAAAATGTGGACTTTGAAAGATGCTCCCATTGATCCAAAAAAATCCTATCACGTAGGTCTTGCAGATTTCTTAATGACTGGCGGCGAAGCGAATATGGGCTTTTTAAATAAAGATAATCCGGATATTATTAAAATTTATCCAACTCCAACAAGTTCTTCTGATATAAGATCTGATTCGAGACTGGCCATTATTAAATATATGGTCGAATTAGGAAAATGA
- a CDS encoding tRNA modification GTPase gives MKKTTLLFALFFTVILSAQIRFEKAYYIDNANNRVEGLIKNVDWKNNPAFFEYKSAADSDIKTVTVKDVKLFEIYDQSKFVSSTVDFDKSSINIRNLSESKEPEWVQRQLFLKQIVSGPANLYVYAEGNDNKFFYQKGDDQIKQLIYKPYQVEIYQIGYNDSYKQQLTTALTCGTMNKNQINNTPYQQKNLVDLFTKYNQCSDPNYEVFEVEKKPGKLNLAVRPRVNFASLQLRNSTANDLFDFGNTTEFGVGVELEYVFPFNKSKWAVILEPTYRTYKAEMVIEPYYMAGNKLFAFADYNSIEFPIGIRYYMFIDSQSKIFINGQYIFDLALDSSLQVRRADESVSQDIDVKAFANFAFGAGYSYKSKYGVEVRYFTSRNIARGYANMNTSYKNISLILSYNLF, from the coding sequence ATGAAAAAAACAACTTTACTTTTTGCCCTTTTTTTTACGGTTATATTGTCTGCACAAATCAGATTTGAAAAAGCCTATTACATCGATAATGCTAATAATAGAGTCGAAGGTCTCATAAAAAATGTAGACTGGAAAAATAATCCCGCTTTCTTTGAATATAAATCAGCAGCAGATTCCGACATTAAAACAGTCACTGTAAAAGACGTGAAATTATTTGAAATCTATGACCAGTCTAAGTTTGTGAGCAGTACAGTTGATTTTGATAAATCCAGTATTAACATTAGAAACTTAAGCGAAAGTAAAGAACCGGAATGGGTGCAGCGACAGTTGTTTTTAAAACAAATTGTAAGCGGTCCGGCGAATTTATATGTTTACGCAGAAGGAAACGATAACAAGTTTTTTTATCAAAAAGGAGATGATCAAATTAAACAGTTAATCTATAAACCTTATCAGGTGGAAATCTATCAAATTGGTTACAACGATTCCTACAAACAGCAATTAACAACTGCTTTGACTTGTGGAACGATGAATAAAAACCAGATCAATAATACGCCGTACCAACAGAAAAATCTGGTTGATTTATTTACGAAATATAACCAATGTTCTGATCCAAATTACGAGGTTTTTGAAGTAGAGAAAAAACCAGGGAAACTAAACTTGGCTGTTCGCCCAAGAGTTAATTTTGCTTCTCTGCAATTGAGAAATTCTACAGCCAACGATCTTTTTGATTTTGGAAACACAACAGAATTTGGAGTGGGAGTTGAGCTAGAATATGTATTTCCTTTCAATAAAAGTAAATGGGCAGTTATTCTGGAACCTACCTACAGAACGTATAAAGCAGAAATGGTAATCGAACCATACTATATGGCGGGAAACAAATTGTTTGCTTTTGCTGATTATAATTCGATTGAATTCCCAATCGGGATTCGTTATTATATGTTTATAGATTCGCAATCAAAAATATTCATCAACGGCCAGTATATCTTTGATTTGGCTTTAGATTCTTCGCTGCAAGTGCGACGTGCTGATGAGTCCGTAAGTCAGGATATTGATGTAAAAGCGTTTGCTAATTTTGCATTCGGAGCAGGTTACAGTTACAAATCTAAATATGGCGTAGAAGTCCGATATTTTACAAGTCGAAATATCGCAAGAGGCTACGCCAATATGAATACATCTTATAAAAACATTTCGCTTATCTTGAGTTATAATCTTTTTTAA
- a CDS encoding NADP-dependent oxidoreductase, with translation MKAFFITKYDKKTPLTFEERPLPVLGENDVLIEMKAASLNPIDFKVKHGDMKIILSYKFPLILGNDGAGVVSKIGYKVTLFKPGDEVYFRPDKNSGIGTLAEFFALNENDIALKPKNLSMEEAASIPLVGLTCWQIFKKANLQKGQKVFIQAGSGGIGTFAIQFAKYLGLTVATTASTKNFEMLKELGADILIDYKTQNFEDILKDYDLVLNTQDEENLIKSMSILKPGGKIISISTPPDPQFAKEWGMNWIMRMGVRFISAKVRRLAKKHHVDYSFLLMDSSGSQLQEITKLIELGIIKPVIDQVFPFEKTNEALAYIESGHAKGKVVIKVK, from the coding sequence ATGAAAGCTTTTTTCATTACTAAATACGATAAAAAAACACCTTTAACTTTTGAAGAAAGACCATTGCCTGTTTTAGGTGAAAATGATGTTTTAATTGAAATGAAAGCTGCCAGCTTGAATCCCATTGATTTTAAAGTAAAGCATGGCGACATGAAAATAATTCTGTCCTATAAATTCCCTTTGATTTTAGGAAATGACGGCGCGGGTGTTGTATCTAAAATTGGTTATAAAGTAACGCTTTTCAAACCTGGCGATGAGGTCTATTTTCGTCCGGATAAAAACAGCGGTATTGGAACTTTGGCAGAATTTTTTGCTTTAAATGAAAATGATATTGCTTTAAAACCAAAGAATTTAAGCATGGAGGAAGCGGCCTCAATTCCTTTGGTAGGTCTTACGTGTTGGCAAATTTTTAAAAAAGCGAATCTTCAGAAAGGACAGAAGGTTTTCATTCAGGCAGGTTCAGGCGGTATCGGAACTTTTGCAATTCAGTTTGCAAAATATTTAGGTTTGACGGTTGCCACAACTGCGAGTACTAAAAATTTTGAAATGTTAAAGGAGCTCGGTGCAGATATTCTCATCGATTACAAAACCCAGAATTTTGAAGATATTTTGAAAGATTATGACTTGGTTTTGAATACGCAAGACGAAGAAAATTTAATAAAATCAATGAGCATTTTAAAGCCTGGCGGAAAAATCATTTCTATTTCTACACCACCTGATCCTCAATTTGCCAAAGAATGGGGAATGAACTGGATTATGAGAATGGGCGTCAGATTTATAAGTGCAAAAGTTAGGAGATTGGCAAAAAAACATCATGTTGATTATTCTTTTTTATTAATGGATTCCAGCGGTAGTCAGTTACAAGAGATTACCAAACTAATAGAATTAGGTATTATAAAACCCGTCATCGACCAAGTTTTTCCGTTTGAGAAAACCAATGAAGCGCTTGCTTATATAGAAAGCGGTCACGCCAAAGGAAAAGTCGTGATCAAAGTGAAATAA
- a CDS encoding pentapeptide repeat-containing protein, giving the protein MSPAFIQDQTFDKLNFTEEPLKKAEYENCTFLNCNFEETNLTEYKFIDCEFRDCNWSLAMLHGTVLRDVKFKGCKMLGIQFETCNEFGLSFSFENCQLNHSTFFQMNIKKTIFRNCQLREIDFSESNLTNVIFDDCDLAQAIFVNTILEKADFRTAYNYSIDPENNRLKKAKFSILGISGLLDKYDIVIQE; this is encoded by the coding sequence ATGTCGCCAGCATTCATACAAGATCAAACTTTTGACAAACTCAATTTTACGGAAGAACCTTTAAAAAAAGCTGAATACGAAAACTGCACTTTCTTGAATTGTAATTTTGAGGAAACAAACCTTACGGAATATAAATTTATCGACTGCGAATTTCGGGATTGTAACTGGAGTTTAGCAATGCTTCATGGAACGGTTTTGCGCGATGTGAAATTCAAAGGTTGTAAAATGCTCGGAATTCAGTTTGAAACGTGTAATGAGTTCGGACTTTCCTTTTCTTTTGAAAATTGCCAGTTGAATCATTCGACTTTTTTTCAGATGAATATTAAGAAAACCATCTTTAGAAATTGTCAGTTAAGAGAAATCGATTTTTCAGAGAGTAATTTGACCAATGTGATTTTCGACGACTGTGATCTTGCACAAGCTATTTTTGTAAATACTATTTTGGAAAAAGCTGATTTCCGTACGGCTTATAATTATTCCATCGATCCCGAAAACAATCGTCTTAAAAAAGCAAAATTCTCAATCTTGGGAATTTCGGGACTTTTAGATAAATATGATATTGTGATTCAGGAATAA